One window from the genome of Cryobacterium sp. GrIS_2_6 encodes:
- a CDS encoding PfkB family carbohydrate kinase — protein sequence MTVLDQGQRAAIAAADFLVLQCELPVSVLVEGLAVARASGTFTVFTPAPVVPLPAAFLAGVDLVVANRLEAEELTGEADAARAAESLSARRGWAIVTLGDEGCIVARGGVALGLAPSRPVRPVDTTGAGDTFVGALVARLAEGSRGAVSGGADAWPARRHRCRPAPR from the coding sequence GTGACCGTGCTCGACCAGGGGCAGCGCGCGGCGATCGCGGCGGCGGACTTCCTCGTGCTGCAGTGCGAGCTGCCGGTGTCGGTGCTCGTTGAGGGGCTCGCGGTCGCGCGGGCGTCGGGCACGTTCACGGTTTTCACGCCCGCTCCGGTCGTGCCGCTGCCTGCGGCGTTCCTCGCGGGCGTCGACCTGGTCGTGGCCAACCGCCTCGAGGCCGAGGAGCTCACGGGTGAGGCGGATGCCGCGCGCGCGGCAGAATCCCTCAGCGCGCGCCGCGGCTGGGCGATCGTCACCCTCGGGGATGAGGGGTGCATTGTCGCCCGCGGCGGCGTCGCACTCGGGCTCGCTCCGTCCCGGCCGGTGCGCCCTGTGGACACCACGGGAGCCGGGGACACCTTCGTCGGCGCGCTCGTCGCCCGGCTCGCCGAGGGTTCCAGGGGTGCCGTGTCCGGTGGAGCGGATGCCTGGCCGGCGCGACGGCATCGATGCCGACCCGCGC